Proteins encoded within one genomic window of Candidatus Cybelea sp.:
- a CDS encoding lipocalin-like domain-containing protein, whose protein sequence is MEDSSRGVSRKGVLELAASFGLLATLGAAPAPVVAREGVVGAWSLVSFEIDEGSGSRKPRFGPEPIGYLIYSADMRMAAVLAGSHRPELKSPSGSAASEAQRSESLLNFLAYAGRYEVRGDRVFHHVEVSVFTNLIGTTLERQFKVSGDTLTIRTLPPEIWGSSNVLVWKRA, encoded by the coding sequence GTGGAAGATTCTTCGAGAGGCGTTTCTCGCAAAGGCGTGCTCGAACTCGCCGCGTCGTTTGGACTGCTCGCGACGCTTGGCGCCGCACCCGCACCGGTCGTCGCACGAGAGGGGGTCGTCGGTGCGTGGAGCCTCGTGAGCTTCGAGATCGACGAAGGCAGCGGCTCGCGCAAACCGCGCTTCGGCCCCGAGCCGATCGGGTATCTCATCTACAGCGCCGATATGCGAATGGCGGCGGTCTTGGCGGGCTCGCATCGTCCCGAGCTGAAATCGCCGTCGGGCAGCGCGGCATCTGAAGCGCAGCGCAGCGAATCGCTCCTAAACTTTCTTGCGTACGCGGGTCGTTATGAGGTGCGCGGCGATCGCGTCTTCCATCACGTGGAGGTCAGCGTCTTTACGAATCTCATCGGAACGACGCTCGAGCGTCAGTTCAAGGTAAGCGGCGATACGCTGACGATCCGCACGCTGCCGCCGGAGATCTGGGGCAGCTCCAATGTGCTGGTCTGGAAAAGGGCCTAG
- a CDS encoding MFS transporter gives MCWSGKGPSRSAPAGGEIEKQRFPYTIFIYANAGVFCDGYILSSVGLALITLTPHFQLNALTTGLIGGATLFGILVGAPIFGHLTDRHGRRILMIADLSAFVVIAIAQIFATAAWELIALRFLLGVAIGADYPIATAIVAEFTPQRWRGAALSAMEGIWSLGAAVAYVSGYALLRTGPESWKWILASPAIFAIGGLLLRASAPESPMWLAARDAGELERVSFGRLFHSAFRGKLAFVSVMWLLQVVPLFAIYTYAPSVLSALGLSNSGSPAGSIAITAAFACGAFIAMPLLGRWGRRPVCIAGFAAATVAFAILPFSGTAIVVLCFMGYALGMGAATVLELVYPAELFPTAIRASAAGFSAGISRVGAFIGTFLLPIGIARFGITAVILGASALSAIGLAISVLWAPETKGATIA, from the coding sequence ATGTGCTGGTCTGGAAAAGGGCCTAGCCGGAGTGCCCCGGCCGGCGGCGAAATAGAAAAGCAGCGCTTCCCGTACACGATCTTCATCTACGCCAACGCCGGCGTCTTTTGCGACGGATATATCCTGAGCAGCGTGGGCCTGGCATTGATCACGCTGACGCCGCATTTTCAACTCAACGCGCTGACGACCGGCCTCATCGGCGGGGCGACGCTCTTCGGCATCCTCGTTGGTGCGCCGATCTTCGGGCACCTGACGGATCGCCACGGGCGGCGCATCCTGATGATCGCCGATTTGTCCGCCTTCGTCGTCATCGCAATCGCGCAGATCTTCGCGACCGCTGCCTGGGAGCTCATCGCACTTCGTTTTCTGCTCGGCGTGGCGATCGGCGCCGATTATCCGATTGCGACGGCGATCGTCGCCGAGTTCACGCCGCAACGCTGGCGCGGCGCCGCCCTGAGCGCAATGGAGGGCATCTGGTCGTTGGGCGCGGCCGTCGCGTACGTCTCCGGTTACGCGCTGCTGCGGACCGGCCCCGAGAGCTGGAAGTGGATTCTCGCGAGCCCGGCGATCTTTGCGATCGGCGGACTGCTCTTGCGCGCGTCCGCACCCGAATCGCCGATGTGGCTGGCGGCGCGGGATGCGGGGGAACTGGAGCGCGTCTCGTTCGGACGTCTCTTTCACTCGGCGTTTCGCGGAAAGCTGGCGTTCGTCTCGGTGATGTGGCTGCTGCAGGTCGTGCCGCTCTTTGCGATCTACACGTACGCGCCGTCGGTTCTTTCGGCCCTCGGCCTGAGCAATAGCGGATCGCCGGCGGGCAGCATAGCGATCACGGCAGCCTTTGCCTGCGGCGCATTCATCGCGATGCCGCTGCTCGGGCGGTGGGGACGCCGGCCAGTTTGTATCGCGGGATTCGCGGCTGCGACGGTCGCGTTCGCGATACTTCCGTTTTCCGGGACGGCGATCGTCGTGCTCTGCTTCATGGGGTACGCGCTAGGTATGGGCGCGGCGACGGTGCTCGAACTCGTCTATCCCGCAGAGCTCTTCCCGACGGCGATTCGCGCCTCGGCGGCCGGCTTCTCCGCGGGAATCAGCCGCGTCGGCGCGTTCATCGGGACGTTCTTGCTGCCGATTGGGATCGCGCGCTTCGGCATAACGGCTGTGATACTCGGCGCAAGCGCGCTCTCCGCAATCGGTCTCGCTATTTCAGTCTTGTGGGCGCCGGAAACCAAGGGCGCCACGATCGCCTAG
- a CDS encoding peptidylprolyl isomerase: MKLSIAAAFVLALVACNSAAKQSVSQGPRATGTYRVALDTSRGPVVIDVDRSLAPIGAQHFYELVKAKYFDGARFYRVVPGFVVQWGAAADPAVTKKWSADIPDDPVKGSNTRGTVTFASEMQPNTRSTHLFINLADNPKLDISGFAPIGKVHSGMATVEKLYPGYGERPGQAMIAAHGNAYLEKAFPNLDYIKTAHIVSEKP, encoded by the coding sequence ATGAAGCTCTCAATCGCCGCCGCCTTCGTACTCGCGCTCGTCGCCTGCAACAGCGCCGCAAAGCAGTCCGTCTCGCAGGGGCCTCGTGCGACCGGCACGTACCGGGTCGCGCTCGACACGAGCCGCGGACCGGTCGTGATCGACGTGGACCGCAGCCTCGCGCCGATCGGCGCGCAGCACTTTTACGAGCTGGTCAAGGCGAAGTATTTCGACGGCGCGCGCTTCTACCGCGTCGTTCCGGGCTTCGTCGTGCAGTGGGGCGCGGCCGCCGATCCGGCGGTCACCAAGAAGTGGAGCGCCGATATTCCCGACGATCCGGTCAAAGGGTCGAACACCCGCGGCACCGTTACGTTCGCCAGCGAGATGCAGCCGAACACGCGATCGACGCACCTCTTCATCAACTTGGCGGACAACCCGAAGCTCGACATATCCGGTTTCGCGCCGATCGGAAAGGTTCACAGCGGGATGGCCACCGTTGAAAAGCTGTATCCGGGGTATGGCGAGCGCCCCGGCCAGGCGATGATCGCGGCGCACGGCAACGCCTACCTCGAAAAAGCGTTTCCGAACCTCGACTACATCAAGACCGCGCACATCGTCAGCGAAAAACCGTAA
- a CDS encoding DUF6504 family protein produces MRRFVSVPIVAAGDGFVTPASGSEPPVPRAFRWRERSLEVASVLRTWRSTKTDRGDAYLKRQWFELQTATGAKLEVYFDREARRGAPQWWLYTIDE; encoded by the coding sequence ATGCGCAGGTTCGTCAGCGTGCCGATCGTCGCAGCCGGCGACGGCTTCGTGACGCCGGCAAGCGGCAGCGAACCGCCCGTGCCGCGGGCCTTTCGCTGGCGCGAGCGCTCGCTGGAAGTCGCCTCGGTGCTGCGGACCTGGCGCTCGACGAAGACCGATCGCGGCGACGCTTATCTCAAACGGCAATGGTTCGAACTGCAGACCGCAACCGGCGCAAAGCTCGAAGTCTATTTCGATCGAGAGGCGCGCCGCGGCGCCCCGCAGTGGTGGCTCTACACGATCGACGAGTAG
- a CDS encoding TonB-dependent receptor: MTGAILGTVSTAARAPIANARVAATSPSGRYTGTTDASGRFTILGVAPDTYAVSVEAKGFEAADATVIVLPGEHERLAVVLLAKLKEIAEVEAKGEAFALGSTSDVFTVQGEQARAGTPQASSSGLANYSRDSIQGAISNVPGVQQDSFANVIVRGGKVQDTVYDYDSVPVPQGLIAEPGGNIVGAQLGTAGVGSATVTLGGYNNVSQNALGGVVNEVPLTGIYPGTEVLEVAGGIGTQLGEVKFTAQEATPDLRWRYALSATSGSEYFPYGDGHTFYPAEIGTYGLGFQTRSQYAIAGNVHFATTPKDDLSAVFLTGAAAYQQYDSPYQGLQWSTFNSPTAAFPGQPANPNQQVDTPSIARGTYGVEKLQWVHNWPHSLGRLQLFQSQIGAVANGPEWDDLSFPDGVISLYSTQSQREDGIGYDFEDQANDKNDFRAGAQYDVNTSSIYQIVPTVPQIVTAAPRLNQYLVYVSDTWSVTPSLSAMGSLRYSGQHSQTSDTPPVIYGDGALDPHLALAYSFGGQNALRATFDHNSVMPLPLEVQRTCVPANACSDDSGGKANGAIPSFPLAPETATDYAFSYEHGGRTQIRLTYFIELEQNVIDVLPTNYRNALNAGENPDAIGVPTNAGELRSHGMELWVQNGGFTLDANYSHTLSSSIYQFAFNDLNAPAVLAGHLFPANYIPNFTATASYELDFLQRRLRVTPRLSYESGYPYGNGTMVWQIVKGKPVQIPNDNYVNPGYNYYFLRNPSLPYNVTTNPYIATLGTSEGADPNTLRTTPQTLASLHVEGDLSPRMTAILDVVNLFATATPTQLQGNPYLIGPPGYAGGNAYYERAYGAQYCKKCLYTLGNGVPTNDGQAPAVPWQYGLAGYVPEGYPLARSALFRVRYRL, from the coding sequence GTGACGGGCGCGATCTTGGGAACCGTCTCTACTGCGGCTCGCGCCCCGATCGCCAACGCGCGCGTCGCGGCGACCTCGCCGTCGGGCCGCTACACCGGCACGACCGACGCGAGCGGCCGTTTCACGATTCTCGGAGTTGCGCCCGACACATACGCCGTTAGCGTTGAGGCCAAGGGTTTCGAAGCGGCCGATGCGACGGTCATCGTCCTGCCGGGCGAGCACGAGCGCCTTGCGGTCGTCTTGCTCGCGAAGCTCAAAGAGATTGCAGAGGTCGAAGCCAAGGGCGAAGCGTTTGCGCTCGGCAGCACGAGCGACGTCTTCACCGTACAGGGTGAACAGGCGCGAGCCGGAACGCCGCAAGCCTCCTCCTCGGGTCTGGCCAACTATTCGCGCGATTCCATCCAGGGCGCAATCTCCAACGTCCCGGGCGTCCAGCAAGACTCATTTGCGAACGTGATCGTACGCGGTGGAAAAGTGCAAGACACGGTGTACGACTACGACTCCGTTCCAGTTCCGCAGGGTCTCATCGCGGAGCCCGGAGGCAACATCGTGGGCGCTCAGCTCGGCACAGCGGGCGTCGGCTCTGCAACGGTGACGCTCGGCGGTTACAACAACGTCAGTCAAAACGCCCTTGGAGGCGTCGTTAACGAAGTGCCGCTCACCGGGATCTACCCCGGGACGGAGGTCCTCGAAGTCGCCGGCGGCATCGGTACACAGCTTGGCGAGGTGAAGTTCACGGCACAGGAGGCGACGCCGGACCTACGCTGGCGCTACGCGCTTTCGGCGACGAGCGGCAGCGAGTATTTTCCCTATGGCGACGGTCACACGTTCTATCCGGCGGAGATCGGCACGTACGGCCTCGGCTTCCAGACGCGTTCGCAGTACGCGATCGCCGGCAACGTGCATTTTGCCACGACGCCGAAGGACGATCTGTCGGCCGTCTTTCTCACCGGCGCGGCCGCGTACCAGCAGTACGATTCGCCGTATCAGGGGCTGCAGTGGTCGACCTTCAATAGCCCCACTGCCGCGTTTCCCGGCCAGCCGGCCAATCCGAACCAACAAGTCGACACACCCTCGATCGCACGAGGGACCTACGGCGTTGAAAAGCTCCAGTGGGTCCATAATTGGCCGCACTCACTGGGGCGGCTTCAGCTCTTCCAGTCGCAGATCGGCGCCGTCGCCAACGGTCCCGAGTGGGACGACCTCTCCTTTCCCGACGGCGTTATCTCGCTCTATTCGACACAATCGCAGCGCGAGGACGGAATCGGCTACGACTTCGAGGATCAAGCCAACGACAAGAACGACTTTCGCGCGGGCGCGCAGTACGACGTTAATACGAGCAGCATCTACCAGATCGTTCCGACCGTGCCGCAGATCGTTACCGCCGCGCCTCGCCTAAACCAGTATCTCGTCTACGTGAGCGACACCTGGAGTGTAACGCCGAGTCTCTCGGCGATGGGTTCCCTTCGTTACTCCGGCCAGCACTCGCAGACCAGCGACACACCGCCGGTCATCTACGGCGACGGCGCCCTCGACCCGCACCTTGCGCTCGCATACTCCTTCGGCGGTCAGAACGCCCTGCGCGCGACCTTCGACCATAACTCGGTGATGCCGCTGCCGCTCGAGGTTCAGCGTACGTGCGTCCCGGCGAACGCCTGCAGCGATGACTCCGGCGGTAAAGCCAACGGAGCGATTCCGAGCTTTCCGCTGGCGCCGGAGACCGCAACCGACTACGCGTTCTCCTACGAACACGGTGGCCGAACCCAGATCCGCCTCACGTACTTCATCGAACTGGAACAGAACGTCATCGACGTGCTTCCGACGAACTATCGCAACGCGCTCAACGCCGGCGAAAATCCCGACGCGATCGGGGTTCCGACCAACGCCGGAGAGCTGCGATCACACGGGATGGAGCTGTGGGTGCAAAACGGAGGGTTCACGCTCGACGCCAACTACAGTCATACGCTGTCGTCGAGCATTTACCAGTTCGCATTCAACGATCTCAACGCCCCGGCGGTCCTCGCGGGCCACCTCTTCCCCGCGAACTACATTCCGAACTTTACGGCGACGGCTTCGTACGAGCTCGATTTCCTGCAGCGGCGGCTGCGCGTGACGCCGCGACTCTCGTACGAGAGCGGTTATCCGTACGGCAACGGTACGATGGTCTGGCAGATCGTTAAGGGTAAGCCCGTACAGATTCCCAACGACAACTACGTCAATCCCGGGTACAATTATTACTTCTTGAGGAACCCGTCGCTCCCGTACAACGTCACGACGAATCCATATATCGCTACTCTTGGCACGAGCGAAGGGGCCGATCCGAACACGTTGCGCACGACGCCGCAAACCCTCGCGTCGCTGCACGTTGAGGGCGATCTCTCGCCGCGCATGACCGCGATTCTCGACGTCGTGAACCTCTTTGCCACTGCCACGCCGACGCAGCTTCAGGGCAACCCGTACCTCATCGGGCCGCCCGGATACGCCGGCGGAAACGCCTATTACGAGCGGGCGTACGGCGCGCAGTACTGCAAGAAGTGCCTCTATACACTCGGCAACGGCGTACCCACGAACGACGGGCAGGCGCCCGCCGTGCCTTGGCAATACGGCCTCGCAGGATACGTACCCGAAGGGTACCCGCTGGCCCGCTCGGCTTTGTTCCGTGTACGCTACCGGCTTTAG